From one Candidatus Methylacidiphilales bacterium genomic stretch:
- a CDS encoding 3-hydroxybutyrate dehydrogenase produces MMNPKRSILITGAGSGLGRGLGLCLAQWGHSIVASDLNVEGAGETAALIKEMGGIAEAHALDVTSEEDIGRLLQELGQRRIDVLVNNAGLQHVSKIEEFSTAKWDLLLNVMLKGSFLMTRALLPGMRKSGFGRIINIGSIHSLVASPYKSAYVTAKHAQIGFSKVIALETADADITINTICPSYLRTPLVDAQIKDQARVRGISEDEVIGSIMLQPMPKKMFITFEEVAAAVEYLSSPLARNVTGHTITIDGGWTAQ; encoded by the coding sequence ATGATGAATCCAAAACGCAGCATTCTCATCACAGGCGCCGGCAGCGGCCTGGGACGCGGACTCGGCCTTTGTCTCGCACAATGGGGACATTCCATCGTTGCGAGCGACCTCAACGTTGAAGGAGCGGGAGAAACCGCCGCGCTGATCAAGGAGATGGGAGGGATAGCGGAAGCCCACGCCCTTGATGTGACTTCAGAGGAGGACATCGGGCGGTTGTTGCAGGAGCTTGGTCAGCGGCGCATCGACGTGCTGGTGAACAACGCCGGGTTGCAGCACGTCTCGAAAATTGAGGAGTTTTCCACCGCCAAATGGGATTTGCTGCTGAATGTGATGCTGAAAGGTTCCTTTCTCATGACGCGAGCCCTTCTGCCCGGCATGAGAAAAAGCGGATTTGGGCGCATCATTAACATCGGGTCGATTCATTCTCTCGTTGCGTCACCTTACAAATCCGCCTACGTCACCGCAAAGCACGCACAGATCGGCTTTTCCAAAGTTATCGCGCTGGAAACGGCGGATGCGGACATCACCATTAACACCATCTGTCCCTCCTACCTTCGGACGCCGCTCGTGGATGCCCAGATCAAGGACCAGGCACGCGTACGCGGGATTTCCGAAGATGAGGTGATCGGGAGCATCATGCTCCAGCCAATGCCGAAGAAGATGTTCATCACGTTTGAGGAAGTCGCCGCCGCAGTGGAATATCTTTCCAGTCCCCTGGCCCGCAATGTGA
- a CDS encoding 3-oxoacid CoA-transferase subunit B, with translation MQDTRSTIVKRAVREIQDGMNVNLGIGMPTLIANEIPGNLSVLLQSENGLLGIGPYPLEGLEDADLINAGKETITSVTGASFFDSAESFAMIRGGHIDLAILGGMEVSEQGDLANWMIPGKLVKGMGGAMDLVNGAKRVVVIMEHVNKHGESKVKKQCTLPLTGQRVVHRLITDLAVFDFTSSGMVLVETQPGASTEEIKEKTEACFTVSTALCTGQG, from the coding sequence ATGCAGGACACTCGATCGACTATTGTGAAGCGGGCGGTACGTGAGATTCAGGACGGGATGAACGTCAATTTGGGCATCGGCATGCCCACCTTGATTGCCAACGAGATTCCCGGAAATCTCAGCGTATTGCTGCAATCGGAAAACGGATTGCTCGGAATCGGGCCTTATCCTTTGGAAGGGTTGGAGGATGCCGATTTGATCAACGCGGGCAAGGAAACGATCACGTCCGTCACGGGGGCTTCTTTTTTCGACAGCGCCGAATCGTTTGCCATGATCCGGGGCGGACACATTGATCTCGCCATACTGGGTGGAATGGAAGTTTCCGAACAGGGCGATCTGGCCAACTGGATGATCCCCGGCAAACTTGTAAAGGGGATGGGAGGGGCGATGGATCTCGTCAACGGGGCGAAGAGGGTCGTGGTCATCATGGAACATGTGAACAAACATGGTGAATCGAAGGTAAAAAAGCAATGTACGCTGCCTTTGACCGGCCAACGGGTGGTGCACCGGCTGATTACCGACCTGGCCGTCTTTGACTTCACGTCCTCTGGCATGGTGCTGGTAGAAACGCAACCGGGAGCCTCAACGGAGGAAATCAAGGAGAAGACGGAAGCCTGCTTTACGGTTTCAACAGCCCTGTGTACCGGACAGGGTTAG